The following proteins are encoded in a genomic region of Streptomyces gobiensis:
- a CDS encoding oxidoreductase, which yields MNEPLDHGEPPAELRLTTAEWGMWQAFRNGSRHDLRTGDPARDDPGSDQVWGPQRTVRARVIALLLLHGPSPRLGRVASLHLSGALITGRLDLSGGIVHPYFELKHCRFEEEVLLPECRMTTGRMIDCHIPRLEAARITTDGDLYLARCTIPDGIRLTDATIGTDLMLNEVTVGSGRRVRAISADGLTVAQDVQASLLMCGGELSMRGARIGGSLFMYGSVLRNHQGGYALHAPQLQVARFAHFASVGPATLQYTLGTTPPTGAHYRPATPCASGSSEQRARRFSCTGGVKLDDGRFGDSLVLDGARFELERDQELSLRRVQTPELCFTPERPQRGRVVLSGASVGNLVDKMTSWPMHEGLWMAGFSYEHLIPIGPFPLARRLQWVATATPEYSPEPYEQLAHVLRNSGEDADARTVLLAKHRRRRETLSPVGKMWGYLQDWTVAYGYRPGQAALWMAVLWASGTLYFGSHPPEPRIEDEAPHWNAAIYALDLLLPVIHLGYDTAWKPGGHYQWVAVTLILTGWILATTVAAGATRLLRRQ from the coding sequence GTGAACGAACCGCTCGATCATGGCGAACCGCCTGCCGAGCTGCGGCTGACCACCGCGGAGTGGGGCATGTGGCAGGCCTTCCGGAACGGCAGCAGACACGACTTACGGACCGGGGATCCGGCGCGCGACGACCCGGGCAGCGACCAGGTGTGGGGGCCGCAGCGCACCGTGCGGGCCCGGGTCATCGCGCTGCTGCTGCTGCACGGGCCGTCACCCCGGCTGGGGCGGGTGGCCTCACTGCATCTGTCCGGGGCGCTGATCACCGGCAGGCTGGATCTGTCCGGGGGAATTGTTCATCCCTACTTCGAGCTGAAGCACTGCCGCTTCGAGGAAGAGGTGCTGCTGCCCGAGTGCCGGATGACCACCGGCCGGATGATCGACTGCCATATCCCCCGGCTGGAGGCGGCCCGGATCACCACGGACGGCGATCTGTATCTGGCCCGCTGCACCATCCCGGACGGTATACGGCTCACCGACGCCACCATCGGCACCGATCTGATGCTCAATGAGGTGACGGTCGGCAGTGGGCGGCGGGTCCGGGCGATCTCGGCCGATGGGCTGACCGTGGCCCAGGATGTGCAGGCCAGTCTGCTGATGTGCGGCGGGGAACTCAGCATGCGCGGAGCGCGGATCGGCGGCTCGCTGTTCATGTACGGCAGCGTGCTGCGCAATCACCAGGGAGGGTACGCGCTGCACGCCCCACAGCTGCAGGTGGCCCGCTTCGCGCACTTCGCCTCCGTCGGCCCCGCCACCTTGCAGTACACCCTGGGCACCACCCCGCCCACCGGGGCCCACTATCGCCCGGCCACCCCCTGCGCCAGCGGCTCATCGGAGCAGCGGGCCAGGCGGTTCTCCTGCACCGGCGGGGTGAAGCTGGACGACGGACGCTTCGGGGACTCGCTCGTCCTGGACGGCGCCCGCTTTGAACTGGAGCGGGATCAGGAGCTCTCGCTGCGCCGCGTGCAGACCCCGGAGCTGTGCTTCACCCCGGAGCGGCCGCAGCGTGGCCGGGTGGTGCTGTCGGGGGCCTCGGTCGGCAATCTGGTGGACAAGATGACCAGTTGGCCGATGCATGAGGGGCTGTGGATGGCCGGCTTCAGCTACGAGCATCTGATACCGATCGGTCCCTTCCCGCTGGCACGGCGGCTGCAGTGGGTGGCGACCGCGACTCCCGAGTACTCCCCGGAACCGTATGAGCAGCTGGCCCATGTCCTGCGCAACAGCGGGGAGGACGCGGACGCACGCACCGTGCTGCTGGCCAAGCACCGCAGACGCCGCGAGACGCTGTCCCCGGTGGGCAAGATGTGGGGCTATCTGCAGGACTGGACCGTGGCCTACGGCTACCGTCCCGGCCAGGCGGCGCTGTGGATGGCCGTGCTGTGGGCCTCGGGCACGCTGTACTTCGGCTCACACCCGCCGGAGCCGCGTATCGAGGATGAGGCCCCGCACTGGAACGCCGCGATCTACGCTCTCGATCTGCTACTGCCCGTCATCCATCTCGGATACGACACGGCATGGAAACCCGGGGGGCACTATCAGTGGGTGGCGGTGACGCTGATCCTGACGGGGTGGATCCTGGCGACGACGGTCGCCGCGGGGGCGACCCGGCTGCTGCGGCGGCAGTAG
- a CDS encoding LON peptidase substrate-binding domain-containing protein: MTTTRLPLFPLNSVLFPGLVLPLNIFEHRYRALMRDLLEIPEDEPRRFGVVAIRDGREVASTAIGLPEGTPMPDPGPAAGFGPDPITSFYTVGCIADASTIREQETAPGEEESGGYEVLATGTTRFRLLSVDSSGPYLVGEIEELPEDSGEGAGALASGVLRAFRAYQKQLAGARERTLAAGQELPEEPSVVSYLVAAATVLDTPAKQRLLQAPDTATRLAEELKMLRRETALIGKLPSLPAVDFTRQPTSPN; this comes from the coding sequence GTGACCACCACGCGCCTTCCGCTCTTTCCGCTCAACTCCGTGCTGTTCCCGGGGCTCGTGCTGCCACTGAACATCTTCGAGCACCGCTATCGCGCCCTGATGCGCGATCTGCTGGAGATCCCCGAGGATGAGCCGCGCCGTTTTGGTGTCGTCGCGATCCGGGACGGCCGCGAGGTCGCTTCCACGGCCATCGGGCTGCCGGAGGGCACGCCGATGCCCGATCCCGGACCGGCCGCCGGATTCGGCCCGGACCCGATCACGTCCTTCTACACCGTGGGTTGTATCGCCGATGCCTCCACGATCCGGGAGCAGGAGACCGCACCCGGTGAGGAGGAGAGCGGCGGCTATGAGGTGCTGGCCACCGGCACCACCCGGTTCCGGCTGCTGTCGGTCGACTCCAGCGGTCCGTATCTCGTGGGTGAGATCGAGGAGCTGCCGGAGGACAGCGGTGAGGGCGCGGGTGCGCTGGCCTCGGGAGTGCTGCGCGCCTTCCGTGCCTACCAGAAGCAGCTGGCCGGAGCCCGTGAGCGGACCCTGGCGGCCGGGCAGGAGCTGCCGGAAGAGCCGTCCGTGGTGTCCTATCTGGTCGCCGCCGCGACGGTCCTGGACACCCCGGCGAAACAGCGGCTGCTGCAGGCCCCGGACACCGCGACGCGGCTGGCGGAGGAGCTGAAGATGCTGCGCCGCGAGACCGCGTTGATCGGTAAGCTGCCCTCGCTTCCGGCGGTGGACTTCACCCGCCAGCCGACGAGCCCCAACTGA
- the ybaK gene encoding Cys-tRNA(Pro) deacylase, giving the protein MANTKKNQQQKKQPGGTPATVAATRAGVAFTVYSYEHDPAAASYGEEAARALGIDPAQVFKTLVAEVDGALTVAVVPVSGSLDLKALAAAVGGKRATLADPALAERTTGYVRGGISPIGQRKRLATVIDASAGEHATVCVSAGRRGLEIELAPADLVTLTEAVLARVSRG; this is encoded by the coding sequence ATGGCGAACACCAAGAAGAATCAGCAGCAGAAGAAGCAGCCCGGCGGCACTCCGGCGACGGTCGCCGCGACCCGGGCCGGGGTGGCGTTCACGGTCTACTCCTATGAGCACGATCCGGCCGCCGCGTCCTATGGCGAGGAGGCCGCGCGGGCGCTGGGGATCGATCCCGCTCAGGTCTTCAAGACCCTGGTCGCCGAGGTCGACGGCGCGCTGACCGTCGCGGTTGTCCCGGTTTCCGGCTCGCTTGACCTCAAGGCGCTCGCGGCGGCCGTTGGCGGCAAGCGGGCGACGCTGGCCGACCCGGCGCTGGCGGAGCGTACGACGGGATATGTACGGGGCGGGATCTCGCCGATCGGTCAGCGCAAGCGGCTGGCCACGGTGATCGATGCCTCGGCGGGTGAGCACGCCACGGTCTGCGTCTCGGCTGGCCGCCGGGGGCTGGAGATCGAGCTGGCCCCCGCGGATCTGGTCACCCTCACGGAAGCGGTCCTGGCCCGGGTGAGCCGGGGGTAA
- a CDS encoding DUF2567 domain-containing protein — protein MTVPTPSSPQHGRSQPSQPYDPWAHHPPEGEGPGGPVDSAPPETPGRGELRDVLLVAFLVSLAGVALGLLWLWLAPRVPYISDGEKAYLRNGESQEAIGVDGTFALLALGVGAVTGLLVFLARRSGGMGMVIGLALGGLLGSVLAWRLGVWLGPGQDLSARAEAAGRGGVFDGPLELAATVALLCWPLAALATHLVATAFFGPRDPAPQPQPYPQWGPPPAP, from the coding sequence GTGACCGTACCGACGCCCTCCTCGCCACAGCACGGCCGCTCGCAGCCGTCGCAGCCGTACGACCCCTGGGCCCACCACCCGCCCGAGGGGGAGGGGCCCGGAGGGCCCGTGGACTCCGCTCCGCCGGAGACACCCGGGCGGGGCGAGCTGCGCGATGTGCTGCTGGTCGCGTTCCTGGTGTCCCTGGCCGGAGTGGCGCTCGGACTGCTGTGGCTCTGGCTGGCCCCCAGGGTTCCGTATATCTCGGATGGCGAGAAGGCCTATCTCAGGAACGGTGAGAGTCAGGAGGCCATCGGCGTTGACGGCACCTTCGCGCTGCTCGCGCTGGGGGTGGGCGCCGTGACCGGGCTGCTGGTGTTTCTGGCCCGCAGGAGCGGCGGCATGGGCATGGTCATCGGTCTGGCGCTGGGCGGGTTGCTGGGATCCGTGCTCGCCTGGCGGCTGGGCGTATGGCTCGGGCCCGGCCAGGATCTGTCGGCGCGGGCCGAGGCAGCGGGCCGGGGCGGTGTCTTTGACGGCCCGCTGGAGCTGGCCGCCACGGTGGCGCTGCTGTGCTGGCCCCTGGCGGCGCTGGCGACCCACCTGGTCGCCACGGCCTTCTTCGGTCCCCGCGATCCCGCGCCGCAGCCCCAGCCGTATCCCCAGTGGGGCCCGCCGCCCGCCCCGTAG
- a CDS encoding ABC transporter permease, translating to MEGAERAIVAELAPRARLWPALGAIYRAQLSRARVARIPLLFVATFQSIGIMVLMRGVVAGGPGEEARAVVAGSSVLVVAFVALNLLAQYFGQLRASGGLDHYATLPVPPAAVVLGAAAAYASFTVPGVIVTAVVGGLLFQLPLGGLWVLLVVIPLAGAALAGLGAALGLLAPRQELATLCGQLGMSAALLLGVLPAARLPQPVQWVRDLLPSTYGVEALAAALRTSPDWGRVAVNLGICAVVGVAALALATWAYRRAAVR from the coding sequence ATCGAGGGCGCCGAGCGGGCGATCGTGGCCGAGCTCGCACCGCGGGCGCGGCTGTGGCCCGCGCTCGGCGCCATCTACCGGGCGCAGCTCTCCCGGGCCCGGGTGGCCCGGATCCCGCTCCTGTTCGTGGCGACCTTCCAGTCCATCGGCATCATGGTCCTGATGCGCGGCGTGGTGGCCGGCGGGCCGGGCGAGGAGGCGCGGGCGGTCGTCGCCGGGTCGAGCGTGCTGGTCGTGGCGTTTGTCGCGCTGAATCTGCTCGCCCAGTACTTCGGGCAGCTACGGGCCTCCGGTGGGCTCGACCACTACGCCACCCTGCCGGTGCCGCCCGCCGCCGTGGTGCTGGGGGCGGCCGCCGCGTATGCCTCCTTCACCGTGCCGGGAGTGATCGTCACCGCTGTCGTCGGCGGTCTGCTCTTCCAGCTGCCGCTGGGCGGGCTGTGGGTGCTGCTGGTGGTGATCCCACTGGCCGGGGCCGCGCTGGCCGGTCTGGGCGCGGCGCTGGGGCTGCTCGCACCACGTCAGGAGCTCGCCACGCTCTGCGGGCAGCTGGGCATGTCCGCCGCGCTGCTGCTGGGCGTGCTGCCCGCCGCCCGGCTGCCGCAGCCGGTTCAGTGGGTGCGGGATCTGCTGCCCTCCACCTACGGGGTCGAAGCGCTCGCGGCGGCCCTCCGGACCAGCCCGGACTGGGGCCGGGTCGCGGTCAACCTGGGAATCTGCGCGGTGGTCGGGGTGGCCGCGCTGGCCCTGGCGACCTGGGCGTACCGCCGGGCCGCCGTCCGCTGA
- a CDS encoding ABC transporter ATP-binding protein translates to METGAQQAEVNDGAVCAVRNLVKTYPAQRARRGAPAAPAVRANDKVSLTVRRGEIFGLLGPNGAGKSTLVRQLTGLLRPDSGQVDVLGHDLVRHPERAARLLAYLGQESTALDELTVSLATETTARLRGLDTATARRERDAVLDELGLTKIAGRPLRKLSGGQRRLACAAAALVGERPLLVLDEPTTGMDPVARRDVWAAIDRRRTERGATVVLVTHNVIEAETVLDRVAVLDHGRVIACDTPAGLKALVGEDVRVDLVWRDQPPLHIPEVAALRDSATRTGRRWTLRMPPDAARAAVATVTGGPAFTALDDFTLTTPSLEDVYLALGGSTDGLVRV, encoded by the coding sequence GTGGAGACGGGCGCACAGCAGGCAGAGGTGAACGACGGGGCCGTATGCGCCGTACGTAACCTGGTGAAGACATATCCGGCCCAGCGGGCCAGGCGCGGAGCGCCCGCCGCGCCCGCCGTGCGGGCCAACGACAAGGTCAGCCTGACCGTGCGACGCGGCGAGATCTTCGGTCTGCTCGGCCCGAACGGCGCCGGGAAATCCACCCTCGTACGGCAGCTGACCGGGCTGCTGCGCCCCGACTCCGGCCAGGTCGACGTCCTTGGCCACGATCTCGTACGGCACCCCGAGCGGGCCGCGCGGCTGCTCGCCTACCTGGGCCAGGAATCCACCGCCCTCGATGAGCTGACCGTCTCCCTGGCCACCGAGACCACGGCCCGGCTGCGCGGTCTGGACACGGCCACCGCACGCCGGGAGCGCGACGCGGTCCTCGACGAGCTGGGCCTGACGAAGATAGCGGGCCGCCCCCTCAGGAAGCTCTCCGGCGGCCAGCGCCGCCTCGCCTGCGCGGCCGCCGCACTGGTGGGGGAGCGGCCCCTGCTGGTGCTGGACGAGCCGACCACGGGGATGGACCCGGTCGCCCGCCGCGATGTCTGGGCGGCCATCGACCGCCGCCGTACCGAGCGCGGAGCCACCGTTGTCCTGGTCACCCACAACGTCATCGAGGCCGAGACCGTCCTCGACCGGGTCGCCGTACTCGACCACGGCCGGGTCATCGCCTGCGACACCCCGGCCGGGCTCAAGGCCCTGGTCGGCGAGGACGTCCGAGTCGACCTCGTCTGGCGCGACCAGCCGCCACTGCACATCCCGGAAGTCGCCGCCCTCCGTGACTCCGCCACCAGGACGGGCCGCCGCTGGACGCTGCGGATGCCCCCGGACGCCGCCCGCGCCGCCGTTGCCACGGTCACCGGCGGTCCGGCCTTCACGGCACTCGACGATTTCACGCTGACGACGCCGAGCCTGGAGGATGTCTATCTGGCGCTCGGTGGTTCTACGGACGGTTTGGTGAGGGTGTGA
- a CDS encoding NYN domain-containing protein, whose protein sequence is MERCVVLVDAGYLLGAAASLLAGEPARSRITVDHSVLIQGLRERAESDTGRDLLRIYWFDGAPDRVPQPEHRRLRVMPRVTVRLGALTRSDGRWAQKGVDAAMHAELTELARNRACSDIVLVTGDGDLLPGLMSAKEHGVAVHLWAVQAADGDYNQSEDLVAEADERRVLDRTWITRAVRAKELTGICGAPQPAPRPEIAAILSAPLPEPPAAPAKNGGGAAPVEGPASAPSGTGTEPASGGKGGVPTPKDLAGLGRPAAAHAPPPTNATLRWSSDKGWVERGSGAPGEPPEVATLPMLAQLTTAEQRWADREEDITTVSGDPFEVGQVFARRWIERLASPGQLQQLSTQYPRIPHRIDGELLRYAARFGLLAHKDDQIDEHDRYAIRAGFWREVDARTTTEPAPAGE, encoded by the coding sequence GTGGAGCGCTGCGTCGTCCTGGTGGACGCCGGGTATCTACTGGGCGCCGCCGCGAGTCTCTTGGCCGGGGAACCCGCGCGATCCCGGATCACCGTTGACCACTCCGTCCTGATCCAGGGGCTGCGCGAGCGGGCCGAGTCGGACACCGGTCGCGATCTGCTCCGTATCTACTGGTTCGACGGTGCGCCCGATCGGGTGCCACAGCCTGAGCACCGGCGGCTGCGGGTCATGCCCCGGGTGACCGTGCGGCTGGGCGCGCTCACCCGCAGCGATGGCCGCTGGGCGCAGAAGGGCGTGGACGCCGCCATGCACGCCGAGCTGACGGAGCTGGCCCGCAACCGCGCCTGCTCGGACATTGTGCTGGTCACCGGCGACGGAGATCTGCTGCCCGGGCTGATGTCCGCCAAGGAGCACGGCGTCGCCGTACATCTGTGGGCCGTACAGGCCGCCGATGGCGACTACAACCAGTCCGAGGACCTGGTGGCCGAGGCGGATGAGCGGCGGGTGCTGGACCGTACCTGGATCACCCGGGCCGTACGGGCCAAGGAGCTCACCGGTATCTGCGGCGCCCCCCAGCCCGCGCCCCGCCCCGAGATTGCCGCCATCCTCTCCGCACCGCTGCCCGAGCCACCGGCCGCGCCGGCCAAGAACGGCGGGGGAGCCGCCCCCGTCGAGGGCCCGGCCTCCGCACCGAGCGGTACGGGCACGGAGCCCGCTTCCGGCGGCAAGGGAGGCGTGCCCACCCCGAAGGACCTCGCCGGACTCGGCCGCCCAGCCGCCGCCCACGCCCCACCACCCACCAACGCCACCCTGCGCTGGTCCTCCGACAAGGGCTGGGTCGAGCGCGGCAGCGGCGCCCCCGGCGAACCCCCGGAGGTCGCCACCCTGCCGATGCTGGCCCAGCTCACCACGGCCGAGCAGCGCTGGGCCGACCGGGAAGAGGACATCACCACGGTCAGCGGCGATCCCTTCGAGGTCGGCCAGGTCTTCGCCCGCCGCTGGATCGAACGGCTCGCCTCCCCGGGCCAGCTCCAGCAGCTCTCCACCCAGTACCCCCGCATCCCGCACCGGATCGATGGCGAGCTCCTGCGCTACGCGGCCCGCTTTGGCCTGCTGGCGCACAAGGACGACCAGATCGACGAGCACGACCGCTATGCGATCCGGGCCGGCTTCTGGCGCGAGGTGGACGCCCGTACGACCACGGAGCCCGCCCCGGCGGGGGAGTAA
- the dnaE gene encoding DNA polymerase III subunit alpha, with product MTDKPFTHLHVHTQYSLLDGAARLKDMFKACQEMDMSHIAMTDHGNLHGAYDFFHQAKDAGVTPVMGIEAYLAPESRRYNRPVKWGAPHQKRDDVSGNGAYTHMTMWARNREGLHNLFRAQSRASLEGFFRKPRMDRELLAEYAEGMMATTGCPSGEVSTKIRLGLMDEAVQAAGEYQDIFGKENFFVELMDHGIDIDRRARAGLEEIARKIGAPFVVTNDSHYTYEHESQAHDTLLCIQTGSNLSDPDRFKFDGSGYYLKSAAEMYAIDNSDAWQEGCLNTQRLIADRVDAAGMFETRNLMPRFDVPDGYDEVTWFQEEVRRGMARRYPNGVPEDRQRQAAYEMGIIIEMGFPGYFLVVADFIMWAKNNGIAVGPGRGSAAGSIVAYAMGITDLDPIDHGLIFERFLNPERVTMPDVDIDFDERRRGEVIRYVTDKYGADKVAMIGTYGTIKAKNAIKDSARVLGYPYAVGDRITKAMPADVLGKGIPLSGITDKDHPRYSEAGEIRSMYENEPDVTKVIDAARGIEGLVRQMGVHAAGVIMSSEPLIDHVPVFSPKNDGVVVTQWDYPSCEALGLLKMDFLGLRNLTIMDDAVKAIQKNKGTEISLLDLPLDDPKTFELLQRGDTLGVFQFDGGPMRSLLRMMKPDNFEDISAVSALYRPGPMGMNSHINYALRKNGQQEITPIHPELEEPLKEVLDITHGLIVYQEQVQKAAQVLAGYTLGQADLLRRAMGKKKQEVLDKEFVNFQQGMRERNYSDEAIQAVWDVLVPFAGYAFNKAHSSAYGLVTYWTAYLKANYPAEYMSALLTSVRDDKDKSAVYLNECRKMGIKVLPPDVNESDANFTPRGDDTIVFGLTAVRNVGQNVVDSIVKSRKAKGKYSSFPDFLDKVEAVVCNKRTIESLIKAGAFDALGHTRKGLTAQFEPMIDNVVQVKRKEAEGQFDLFGDLGGDDGNDGPGFGLDVEFSDIEWEKTYLLAQEREMLGLYVSDHPLFGIEHVLNEKADAAISQLTGGDYSDGSIVTIGGIISGLQRKMTKQGNAWAIATVEDLAGSIDCMFFPATYQLVSTQLVEDAVVFVKGRLDKREDVPRLVAMELMIPDLSEASANAPVTITIPSVKITPPLVEKLGEVLTHHRGATEVRVRLQGSRRTTVLRLDRHRVNADPALFGDLKELLGPACLTG from the coding sequence TCTTCCATCAGGCGAAGGACGCCGGTGTCACCCCGGTGATGGGTATCGAGGCGTATCTCGCCCCCGAGTCGCGCCGCTACAACCGGCCGGTGAAGTGGGGAGCGCCGCACCAGAAGCGGGACGATGTCTCCGGTAATGGCGCCTATACCCATATGACGATGTGGGCCCGGAACCGGGAGGGGCTGCACAACCTCTTCCGTGCGCAGTCCCGGGCCAGCCTGGAGGGTTTCTTCCGTAAGCCGCGCATGGACCGGGAGCTGCTGGCGGAGTACGCGGAGGGGATGATGGCCACCACCGGCTGCCCGTCCGGTGAGGTCTCCACCAAGATCCGTCTGGGGCTGATGGACGAGGCGGTGCAGGCCGCGGGTGAGTACCAGGACATCTTCGGCAAGGAGAACTTCTTTGTTGAGCTGATGGACCACGGCATTGATATCGACCGGCGGGCCCGCGCCGGTCTGGAGGAGATCGCCAGAAAGATCGGCGCCCCCTTCGTGGTCACCAATGACTCGCACTACACCTATGAGCATGAGTCGCAGGCCCACGACACCCTGCTGTGCATCCAGACCGGCAGCAATCTCTCCGACCCCGACCGGTTCAAGTTCGATGGCTCGGGTTACTACCTGAAGTCTGCCGCCGAGATGTACGCCATCGACAACTCCGACGCCTGGCAGGAGGGCTGCCTCAACACCCAGCGGCTGATCGCCGACCGGGTCGATGCGGCCGGAATGTTCGAGACCCGCAACCTGATGCCGCGCTTCGATGTGCCCGACGGGTATGACGAGGTGACCTGGTTCCAGGAGGAGGTCCGGCGGGGCATGGCGCGCCGCTATCCGAACGGTGTCCCGGAGGACCGGCAGCGGCAGGCCGCCTATGAGATGGGCATCATCATCGAGATGGGGTTCCCCGGCTACTTCCTGGTGGTCGCCGACTTCATCATGTGGGCCAAGAACAACGGCATCGCGGTGGGGCCGGGCCGTGGCTCCGCGGCGGGCTCGATCGTCGCGTACGCCATGGGTATCACCGACCTCGACCCGATCGACCACGGGCTGATCTTTGAGCGGTTCCTGAACCCCGAGCGCGTCACCATGCCCGATGTCGACATCGACTTCGACGAGCGCAGGCGCGGTGAGGTGATCCGGTATGTCACCGATAAATACGGCGCCGACAAGGTCGCCATGATCGGTACATACGGCACCATCAAGGCAAAGAACGCGATCAAGGACTCGGCCCGGGTGCTGGGCTATCCCTATGCGGTCGGCGACCGGATCACCAAGGCGATGCCCGCCGATGTCCTCGGCAAGGGCATTCCGCTCTCCGGTATTACCGACAAGGATCACCCGCGCTACAGCGAGGCGGGCGAGATCCGGTCGATGTATGAGAACGAGCCCGATGTCACCAAGGTCATCGACGCCGCCCGGGGCATCGAGGGCCTGGTCCGGCAGATGGGCGTGCACGCCGCAGGCGTGATCATGTCCAGCGAGCCGCTGATCGACCATGTGCCGGTTTTCTCACCGAAGAACGACGGCGTCGTGGTCACCCAGTGGGACTATCCGAGCTGTGAGGCGCTCGGCCTGCTGAAGATGGACTTCCTGGGCCTGCGCAACCTCACCATCATGGATGACGCGGTCAAGGCCATCCAGAAGAACAAGGGCACCGAGATCTCGCTGCTCGATCTGCCGCTCGACGACCCCAAGACCTTCGAGCTGCTGCAGCGTGGAGACACCCTGGGCGTCTTCCAGTTCGACGGCGGGCCGATGCGCTCCCTGCTGCGCATGATGAAGCCCGACAACTTCGAGGACATTTCCGCGGTTTCGGCCCTCTACCGGCCCGGCCCGATGGGCATGAACTCGCACATCAACTACGCGCTGCGCAAGAACGGCCAGCAGGAGATCACCCCGATCCACCCGGAGCTCGAGGAGCCGCTCAAGGAAGTCCTCGACATCACCCATGGCCTCATCGTGTACCAGGAGCAGGTACAGAAGGCCGCCCAGGTGCTCGCCGGGTACACACTGGGTCAGGCCGACCTGCTGCGCCGGGCCATGGGCAAGAAGAAGCAGGAGGTCCTTGACAAGGAGTTCGTCAACTTCCAGCAGGGCATGCGGGAGCGGAACTACTCCGACGAAGCCATCCAGGCGGTATGGGATGTGCTGGTCCCCTTCGCCGGATACGCCTTCAACAAGGCGCACTCCTCGGCGTATGGACTGGTCACCTACTGGACCGCCTATCTCAAGGCCAACTACCCGGCTGAGTACATGTCGGCGCTGCTCACCTCCGTCCGTGATGACAAGGACAAGTCGGCGGTCTACCTCAATGAGTGCCGCAAGATGGGCATCAAGGTGCTCCCGCCGGATGTCAATGAGTCCGACGCCAACTTCACCCCGCGTGGTGACGACACCATCGTCTTCGGTCTGACCGCCGTGCGTAATGTCGGCCAGAATGTGGTGGACTCGATTGTCAAGAGCCGTAAGGCGAAGGGCAAGTACAGTTCCTTCCCTGACTTCCTCGACAAGGTCGAGGCCGTTGTCTGCAATAAGCGCACCATCGAATCGCTGATCAAGGCCGGGGCCTTCGACGCGTTGGGCCACACCCGCAAGGGCCTGACCGCGCAGTTTGAGCCGATGATTGACAATGTGGTGCAGGTCAAGCGGAAAGAGGCCGAGGGGCAGTTCGACCTCTTCGGTGACCTGGGCGGCGACGACGGGAACGATGGGCCCGGCTTCGGCCTCGATGTGGAATTCTCCGACATCGAGTGGGAGAAGACCTATCTGCTGGCCCAGGAGCGGGAGATGCTCGGCCTCTATGTCTCCGACCATCCGCTCTTCGGCATTGAGCATGTGCTGAATGAAAAGGCGGACGCGGCGATCTCCCAGCTGACGGGCGGGGACTACTCCGATGGCTCGATCGTCACCATTGGGGGGATCATCTCCGGGCTCCAGCGGAAGATGACCAAACAGGGCAACGCATGGGCGATCGCCACGGTCGAGGACCTGGCGGGTTCCATCGACTGCATGTTCTTCCCGGCGACCTATCAACTCGTCTCGACTCAGCTGGTCGAGGACGCGGTCGTCTTCGTCAAGGGGCGGCTCGACAAGCGCGAGGATGTGCCCCGGCTGGTGGCGATGGAGCTGATGATCCCTGATCTCAGCGAGGCCTCGGCCAACGCACCGGTGACGATTACCATCCCGTCGGTAAAGATCACACCGCCGCTGGTGGAGAAGCTGGGTGAGGTGCTCACCCACCACCGTGGGGCGACCGAAGTGCGGGTCAGGCTTCAGGGAAGCCGTAGAACAACCGTCCTGCGGCTCGACCGGCACCGGGTCAACGCCGACCCAGCGCTCTTCGGTGATCTGAAGGAACTGCTCGGCCCCGCCTGCCTGACGGGGTAG